The DNA window GGTCAGTTTTAATTTACATAGTTACCTATCTTTTTTAATCTATGATACCCGTAGTAGACCAGAGAGCATGCATAGGATGTGGGGCATGCGAGAGAATATGTCCCGAGGTTTTCAGACTCATAAACAACAAAAGCAATGTTATTGATTCAGACGCCTGTTACACCTGTGAGTGTGAAAAGGTTTTAGAGGAATGCAAGCCAAGAGCTATTACACTTTATGACGACTTCTAAAGATGTTCTGGAGCCCTACAGGGGGAGTTCAAAAGAGTGGAAAATGCCCTTAAATTGTATAATGGATAATATTCTCTCTGGAGGGGTAGAAGCTGGTGTGATAACACAGGTTTATGGCCCATCGGGTGCTGGAAAAACAAATTTCTGCATAATCGCAACTGTGAATGCTGTAAGAATTAATAAAAAAGTGGTTTTTATCGACACAGAGGGCAGCCACAGTTTTGATAGACTGATGCAGGTAGCCGGCAAAGACTACGACAGGGTTCTGAAATCTCTTTACTTCTACGAAGCCCATACCTTTGAGGAGCAGGAGTTTATTATAGAGAATCTGGATAGTATTCTGGACGAGAGCTTCGGCCTGATTGTGGTCGATAGCGCTGTTGCCCTCTACAGAGTTATCAGAAATGACGATTCAGTTCACGATTTAAACAGGAGATTGAGCAGGCAGATGGCAAAACTCATTGAACTTGCAAGACACTACAATCTCACTGTAGTTCTAACAAATCAGGTTTATTCTTCTCCGGGCAACTCAGAGAACGAACCTGTTGCTGGAGATATTCTGAGGTACTGGAGCAAGGCTATAGTTGAGCTAAAAAGGAATGGTAAGAAGAGGGAGGCTGTGCTGAAGAGGCACAGGTCTCTTCCTGAGGATGTAAAAGTAAAGTTTAAAATCACAAAGGATGGGATTGAAGGTGTCTGAAATTTATCTACTTGATTCAAAGATACCTGTGAAAAACCAGGAGCAATGGAGCAAGTCAAAGTTTAGTATTGCCTACAGGCTCGAAGAGCTTGCAGAGAGAAGTGGTTTCTCAAGCTTTATAGAAGAGGGAGACCTGGTTGCCATCAAAGTCCACTTTGGTGACCATGGCACAACAAGAGCTCTGAGAAGCCTCTATATCCGGAAGATGGTTGAAATTGTCAGGTCACTTGGTGGAGAACCCTTTGTGACTGAGACCTGCGGGCTGGGAATGATTCATGACAGAAATAGAGCCACAGGCAGGATTAAAATCGCCAGAGAGAATGGTTATACCTACGAAACTCTGGAAGCGCCAATAATAATCGCCGATGGTATAAAGGGATTTGATTATGTTGAAGTTGATGCACCCGAACCTCTTGGAAAGGTTGATGTTGCAAGGGCTATTTATGAGGCAGATAAGGTTGTTGCTCTCACTCATGTTACAGCGCATATGGGTTCTGGCTTTGGCGGTGCCATAAAGAATATAGGCGTGGGATGTGTTGCCAAGCCAACAAAGTTTGACCTTCACCACTGTGAAAAACCTGAGATTATCGAAGATAGGTGTACTCTCTGCAGAAAATGCGAAAAAATCTGCACTTCAGGAGCAATAAGGGCACCTGAAATCGACAGTGAAAAGTGCATAAAGTGCGACGGGTGCAGTGAAGTCTGTAGAGAGCATGCCATAAAGGTGGAGTGGACAGACGGCAGGGAGCTCAGCCAGAGAATAACCAGAGCAGCCGGGGGGGTGCTGAATTCAAAGGGAAAAGATAAATTCTTCTACTTTAACTTTATGCTCGAAGTAACTCCTCACTGTGACTGCTTCTCTTTCAGCGACTCACCCATGGCCGAGGATGCAGGAATTTTAGCCGGGAGCGACATTCTTGCTATCGACAGGGCCAGCGCTGATATTATCAACCGTGGAAATGATATTTTTCTCAGCCTCTATCCGGAGGTAGATTACAGAGTGCAGTTTGAGACTGCTGAGGCACTGTGCATCGGAAGTTCAGAATATAAAATTGTGAAGCTCGAAAATAAGGTTTAGGAAAAGCATGGGATTTTACATTGCTTCGAGTTTTTCAAAGGCAACTTCCTCAGTTAAATCAAAGAACTTTGCTACCTCCAACATGGTCCCCTGCAATACTTTCATTAAATAATATATATATGTCTTTGATACGATATTATACTGATGTTCTATCGCCCTTTCTCAGACTGCCTATAAGTTTATCTATGAGTCTTTCGATATCCTGTATATCCTCTTGTAGTATGTTGTAAATTATATCATCATCAACTTCCCAGTATATATGAATCAATCTGTTCCTGAATTTAGCCATTGCCACTAATTTTTAAACAAATTGTCTATCGATAATTTTCACTTCTCCCATTATTCTGAATGTATCCGCATAGTCCTCTGGAATTCTGAATCTATTCATAGAAATTATATGATTACATATATCAATCGAAGCCTCAATTGCAACTATCAGAAAATATTTTGCGCTGGCGACTATGTGCTTGTTTCCAAGAAAATCATCCTTTTGTAAGTTTGACAGCTCCTCTAAACTATTCAATGCATTAAATACCTCAGAGGCAAGTTTTGATATCTTCTCTTTATCATACTTCAATGCCAATTGCCTCTCTCCTGTAGGAATCTCTGTGAAATTTAAAATCATGAAACTCTACAAATGTTAAACACTCAAAGTTACTTCTCTCACTTTCATCCTTGCTGAAAAGCAGTTTTCCGTTTTTTATCACATTAAATCTAAAAGAGAGAGGTGCATAGTTTATAATGCGCACGTCGAAAGGAAAGCCCACTGTATATTCTAATTCACTTTCAAGAGTAGTTTCATATCTGATAATATCCTCTTTATTTTTAAAGTTTCGTAAATATACCCCAATATCTATATCTCTAAAAACACCCCGGATAAAAGAGCCATACACATATACAAAAAGTATTTCATCACGTTTTAAAGCATCATACAACTTATCGTAGATTACCTTTCTTTTTGATGTGTCAATGGTATAAACTTTCATATAGTTAATGTTAAAATTTTCACATTTATAAATTCTATTACTCTCACAGATAAAAAATCTGAGAGAATAAGGTTTCTACTTTTAAAAGATAGCATGCCCGAGAAGTCTGAATATTCTGCATAGAAGGTCCCTTCTTGTAACAACACCCCTAACATTATTACTGCTGTCAACCACAAGAAGTCTGCTGATATTATTTTCTTCTATCAGCTCTACAGCAAGATATAGAGGTGAATTTTCATTGATAGTAATTATTGTAGTGCTCATTATATCTTTAACGCTGCCATTTTCCATACCCAAGGAAACAGCTTCAGATATATCTGAATTGGTTATTATACCCACGGCTTTACCTTCAACCATAACAGGTGCTCCTCTTATTCCGGTTTTAACAAAAAACCTTGCAGCATCTCTGATAGAATAATCTGGAGTTATATATTTTATATTCTTTACAGCAATATCACATACCTTTTCCTTTGGTATTGAGACCATTTCGGTAACATCTATCAGCAGGACATTATCTATGTCGTCTCTGCCTATAATTTTACCACTAATAACAAGCTTGTTCACTGGCGTAGGGCCTATTATTACCTCTTCGTCAATCTCCAGACTTTTAAGGTCACCGAGATAGTTAATCCTTGAGCGGCATGTCTCAGGGTGATGAATTGACAGAAGTTCAATGCCTGTGATATTCACATCCTCAACAGGCTTACCCTTGATTCTTATAGGTACTGCCACCTCTTTTTCATCTTCTTCATAGTGGAGGATAGAATAGCATTCCGTGGTTGGTCTGTATCCTCCTTTAGGCCCGGGTACACCCTCAACAAGACCAAGACTTCTGAGGGACTGCATCTGATTCCTTATTGTGCCTGGATTTTTCTTGATAAGGTCTGCTATATCCTCGCCTTTGACGGCATCCCCCCTTAATTTATGGTAGAGGTCAACAAGAGCCACAAGTACTTCTCTCTGCACAGGTGTGAGCTTTATCATTGTATCACATTCTTATAGATTCATTATAAATAACAATCTTTTCTACATGATAAATTATTATAAAACTCATATATAAAAATTATTGTAATTCAGCATTTTCTTTACAATAAAATTTTCCAAGTTAATGGAATACCTATTGCAATAGGGCCCGTAACTCAGTCTGGCTAGAGTGACTGGCTCTTAACCAGTCCGTCGCGGGTTCAAATCCCGTCGGGCCCGATTAAAATATCTAAATGAGAACATGGCAAAACTGGCTTTTTTCATGGACTATGAGAGGTATGGCAGGGATGAAGCCCCTGCTATTCTCCAGTTTTTTCAGTTCCTGAGAGATAAGGGGAATGAGGTGGATTTTTTTCCTACGCTAAATGAGCTGCTTTCAGTTTTAGGGGATAAGGATTATGATGCAATAGCTGTGTCTATTTTCTCAAGCATTGAGCTCAAAGAGCTTCTGAAGAGTCTGATTGAAATAAAAAACCTGGATTCACACATAACAACAATAATAGGAGGGCATGGTATCAAGGGTTTTACTGAAACTCTTGCACTTTGCCAGGGTGTTGATATTGTGGTTGAGGGAGAGGCTGATTTAACACTGCCACTCATACTCAAACATATCAGAAGAACAGAAGTTAATGTTTACAGAGCAGAGATTAAGACAACATCTGAGGCAAAACTTCTCGGCAGTGAGATTCTACCCCTTTTAAAAGAGGAGTGCTATCCTCCATCCATATCAAAAGAGGAGGCAGAACATATTCTTGATGAAAGCTTCTCAAGAAAGGTGACGATTAAAGGGGAAGAGGTTGAAATCAGAGTTCCTGTCTCCCAGATATTTATAAATACTGAGGAAGGTACAGTATCAGGCATATATGGAACCAATACATTTATAAAAAGAGCAAAAATGCTCAACCCAGGGCTGAAGTATGAAAATATAAAGCTTCACCTGAAACCCTTTCCAAATGCAGAAGAAATTGACAGTTTATACACCAGCTATCCCTGGGATATTATTGAAGACAGAAGCTACTCCAGACTCAGTCTCTATGTGCAGAGAGGCTGTAACTGGAATGCCTGTACATACTGCTCAATAGGAACCCTGCCTGGAAGAAGAGTATCGCCTGAGAAGGTTCTCAGAGTTATCACTGAAGCCAGAGAACATGGAATTAAAGAGATAATTTTTGACGACGACCAGTTTATACAGACAAAAGACTGGTGCAAAGAAATTCTCGATGGAATTATTAAAAGAGGATTGAACAGAAGTCTATCATTCGGGGCTATGATAAGAGTTGATGCTCTTAGCGATATCTCACTGGTAAAGAAAATGAAAAAAGCTAATTTTGTGAAGATTCAGGTGGGAGTAGAAAGTTTCATAAAAGAAAAAATCGAATACTTTCACAAGGTTCCCATAGGGAAAGAAGAGGAGTATATTTCAAAAGCAAGAGTACTTGTCGATACTCTTATCAGAGAGGGTATAGATGCAGGAATTTTTATAATCACAACAAGACCATGTGAAGAGAAGGCGCTTGTGGAAATCTGCAGAGAGATAGAGGAGGTTTTAAATATAACCATGGCCTCTCTTGAAAAACATTCCAGACTTCCCACTTTCAGCTTCAGCGACTTCCTTATGGCCTATCCCGGTGCCCCTCTTCTCAAGAAAGAAGAGTACAAGGAAATTCTTGTACCCATAAAAATTCTATCTTCAGGAAGGGCAGAAGTTCAGGTTATGAGAGTACCATATATCTTCGAATTTAAAAACTCTGCCCTGCTGGGCTTTTTCAGTTCTCTCAGGGAAATCAGCATCAAGAGAGGCGTTGCACCGGAGATTAAAAATGAAACCCTTGAGCATATTGAAGATATCCTACTTGCCATTAAGCTAACTGCAGGGAGTCTTGACTCAGATATCGCAGTCAGAATAGAAGCAGTATTTTCTGCCCTTAACCTTCTCAGTGAAGCAGAACAGGACAGGCTTGCAGCTTTATTCGGGGTTGACAGAAAGAATATCAAAGGCTACCTTATCAGGCTTGGACAGTCAGACTTCAAAAGCGTTGTAAAGGGTGTGAAGAGTATTAACCCTGAAGCCTGGAGATTTGAGAAGGTAGCTTCCTCTGCACGTAAAGATAAAGAGGAGATTATGCAGTATCTAAAACTTCTTGAAAATCGCCTATATGAGATTGAGATGATAGTCTACAGGGAGATAAAAATGCATATGAAGAGAAGCAAGAATGAACTTATTAAGGCTGAAAGCAGGAAAGAGGCAATTAAAAAAATTCATGATATAAGGGCAGAAGCAAAGGCTCTTATGAAACGCTACTACCCCTACTACAGAGGAAGGAGAACTATTGAAAGCCAGCTTGAATGGCTGGAAGAATATGAAAAAGCCATAATCAGTCAATAGCAGACTTATTCAATCCTTCTATCTCTGAGATTCTTGAGCTTCTCACCGACCCTGGCCTCTTCTTTACTGCTCTCCTTCTTTCTGGTCTTTTTCTTTTTTTCTTTTTTCTTTGAAGTTTTAAGTTTTTTTATTTCAGCTTCCAGCTTCTTTATTTTCTTTTCTGCTTCTTTCAAAGATTTATTTTTTTCGTTTTCAAGGTCTTTAATCTCCTGTCGAATGTCCCTGAATTCAACCTCCTTTATATTGAGTCCTTCCATCAGAGATAGAAGCTCCTTCTCACGTGAAGCAGAACGCTCCTCAAAAGCTGAAATTCTGCCATTAAGCTTTCTGTTTTCATCTGTTAACTTTTTAGTCTTCAGCTTTAATTCATCTATATCTTTTTCAGCTATTGCCATGTCCCTGTCTTTTATTTCTATCTCTTCTTCAAGTTTTTTCAGTTTACTCTCCAGTTCTTTTCTCTTTTTATCTTCCTCAATAATACTATCTTTAAAAACCCTGACTTTATCCTTCAGGCTACTGTTCTCTGCTTCAAGAATCTTTATCCTTTCAATATGTTCTTTTCCTTCATTCTCAAGTTCTGTTTTAACTCCCTCAAGGTCTTTAATCCTGTTACCTCTATCTTCCAGCTCTCCTCTTAACATTTCAAGCTCTTCTTCGAGCTTATTCTTTTTAACTTCCAATCCCTCGGCAATCCTCACACTATCACCAAGCTTTGACGTAAGTTCTTTCTTTACACTGAGAAGCTGGCTTATCTCAGAAATTCTCTTCTCCAGTTTAGATTTAAGATTTGATACCTGATTCTCAAAAACTTCAATTTCATTCTCCCTTTCAGTTTTCACTTTTTTAAGACTCTTAACCCTGCTTTCAAACTCTTCCTTTTCCTTCTTAAGTATTTCAATACTCTTCCCGGCATTCTCAACCTCTGCCCTGAGTCTCCTAATTGCCTCATCCCTTTCCCTGATACTCTGCCTCATGTTTTTCAGGGAAACTCTAAGCTCTCTCTTCTCTGTATCTTTTTCTTCAGGAGTATAATCTTTAATGGAGTCTTCAATAAGGTCAAATAGTTTCTTCCAGTACTTCCGGACATTTTCAAGCATATCAAGAAAATTCGCCCTTATTTCCAGCATAGCTCTGTAGTCAGAAAACATCCTCCCATGAGTCTCAATAATCTTCTTGAAATCCTTACTTTCCTTCTCAAGCCTATCTTTTACCTTAGCTATCTCTCCTATCTCAACTTTCATTTCGTTACATTTTCTTTTAAGCTCTTCCATTAATCTTTTTTCTTGAGTTAAATCAGCAGTCTTTCTCTTTTCCTCTTCCAGCAGTGGAATTATCTTTTCCTTTGCAGCCTCTGCCCTGTACTTCAGCACTATATTTCTGGCAGCCAGGTCTGACTTGCGTTTGAAGAAGCCTTTTGATGAAATTGTTACTTTTTTATAATATTCAGGGTCTTTTATGAGATTCTGAAAGAGAATATCAAAGCTGAGCTTTTTGCCACTCTCATCAAGAAGTTCATATCCCTCAAAGATATCCTCAATCTCATCAATAAATTCATCTCTTATCTTAATGAGTTTATTAGAAGTTACATCTCTAATATTCTTAGTTTTATTTCTGTATATTTCCTGCTTTTCTTCATATTCACTACATATTTTATCTTCCAGCATTTTAAGCTCGGCAAGTTTTTTTCTCTTCATATCAAGCTCTTTCTCGACTTTCTCAACTTGAGGTAATGTTTCACTGTATCTTTTAAGACTATTAAGGTTATCTTTAAGTGACTTCTCCAATTCCACAAGGGCATGTTTGAGAGGAGCGGACAGGCTACCAAATTCCTGCATTTTCCCTTTGAAGAGTTTCATTGCAGAGTCTGATACAAGGGTTAGAAGTTTTTTCTCCTCCTCTACGCTGCTTATAAGTTCAGCAAGGTATTTCTCATACTCCTTATCAAGAGGGTCGTGGAATTTATCAATAGCTTCAAGAGAACTGTAAAGTTCAAACCAGCTTTTTCTGAGCTCTTCCCCTC is part of the archaeon BMS3Bbin15 genome and encodes:
- a CDS encoding 4Fe-4S binding domain protein; the encoded protein is MIPVVDQRACIGCGACERICPEVFRLINNKSNVIDSDACYTCECEKVLEECKPRAITLYDDF
- a CDS encoding DNA repair and recombination protein RadB, whose protein sequence is MTTSKDVLEPYRGSSKEWKMPLNCIMDNILSGGVEAGVITQVYGPSGAGKTNFCIIATVNAVRINKKVVFIDTEGSHSFDRLMQVAGKDYDRVLKSLYFYEAHTFEEQEFIIENLDSILDESFGLIVVDSAVALYRVIRNDDSVHDLNRRLSRQMAKLIELARHYNLTVVLTNQVYSSPGNSENEPVAGDILRYWSKAIVELKRNGKKREAVLKRHRSLPEDVKVKFKITKDGIEGV
- a CDS encoding 4Fe-4S binding domain protein, which encodes MGLKVSEIYLLDSKIPVKNQEQWSKSKFSIAYRLEELAERSGFSSFIEEGDLVAIKVHFGDHGTTRALRSLYIRKMVEIVRSLGGEPFVTETCGLGMIHDRNRATGRIKIARENGYTYETLEAPIIIADGIKGFDYVEVDAPEPLGKVDVARAIYEADKVVALTHVTAHMGSGFGGAIKNIGVGCVAKPTKFDLHHCEKPEIIEDRCTLCRKCEKICTSGAIRAPEIDSEKCIKCDGCSEVCREHAIKVEWTDGRELSQRITRAAGGVLNSKGKDKFFYFNFMLEVTPHCDCFSFSDSPMAEDAGILAGSDILAIDRASADIINRGNDIFLSLYPEVDYRVQFETAEALCIGSSEYKIVKLENKV
- a CDS encoding nucleotidyltransferase domain protein, producing MKVYTIDTSKRKVIYDKLYDALKRDEILFVYVYGSFIRGVFRDIDIGVYLRNFKNKEDIIRYETTLESELEYTVGFPFDVRIINYAPLSFRFNVIKNGKLLFSKDESERSNFECLTFVEFHDFKFHRDSYRREAIGIEV
- the guaB_1 gene encoding inosine-5'-monophosphate dehydrogenase; translation: MIKLTPVQREVLVALVDLYHKLRGDAVKGEDIADLIKKNPGTIRNQMQSLRSLGLVEGVPGPKGGYRPTTECYSILHYEEDEKEVAVPIRIKGKPVEDVNITGIELLSIHHPETCRSRINYLGDLKSLEIDEEVIIGPTPVNKLVISGKIIGRDDIDNVLLIDVTEMVSIPKEKVCDIAVKNIKYITPDYSIRDAARFFVKTGIRGAPVMVEGKAVGIITNSDISEAVSLGMENGSVKDIMSTTIITINENSPLYLAVELIEENNISRLLVVDSSNNVRGVVTRRDLLCRIFRLLGHAIF
- a CDS encoding B12 binding domain protein; the protein is MAKLAFFMDYERYGRDEAPAILQFFQFLRDKGNEVDFFPTLNELLSVLGDKDYDAIAVSIFSSIELKELLKSLIEIKNLDSHITTIIGGHGIKGFTETLALCQGVDIVVEGEADLTLPLILKHIRRTEVNVYRAEIKTTSEAKLLGSEILPLLKEECYPPSISKEEAEHILDESFSRKVTIKGEEVEIRVPVSQIFINTEEGTVSGIYGTNTFIKRAKMLNPGLKYENIKLHLKPFPNAEEIDSLYTSYPWDIIEDRSYSRLSLYVQRGCNWNACTYCSIGTLPGRRVSPEKVLRVITEAREHGIKEIIFDDDQFIQTKDWCKEILDGIIKRGLNRSLSFGAMIRVDALSDISLVKKMKKANFVKIQVGVESFIKEKIEYFHKVPIGKEEEYISKARVLVDTLIREGIDAGIFIITTRPCEEKALVEICREIEEVLNITMASLEKHSRLPTFSFSDFLMAYPGAPLLKKEEYKEILVPIKILSSGRAEVQVMRVPYIFEFKNSALLGFFSSLREISIKRGVAPEIKNETLEHIEDILLAIKLTAGSLDSDIAVRIEAVFSALNLLSEAEQDRLAALFGVDRKNIKGYLIRLGQSDFKSVVKGVKSINPEAWRFEKVASSARKDKEEIMQYLKLLENRLYEIEMIVYREIKMHMKRSKNELIKAESRKEAIKKIHDIRAEAKALMKRYYPYYRGRRTIESQLEWLEEYEKAIISQ
- a CDS encoding chromosome segregation protein, with translation MTFISEEDFKKGGEELRKSWFELYSSLEAIDKFHDPLDKEYEKYLAELISSVEEEKKLLTLVSDSAMKLFKGKMQEFGSLSAPLKHALVELEKSLKDNLNSLKRYSETLPQVEKVEKELDMKRKKLAELKMLEDKICSEYEEKQEIYRNKTKNIRDVTSNKLIKIRDEFIDEIEDIFEGYELLDESGKKLSFDILFQNLIKDPEYYKKVTISSKGFFKRKSDLAARNIVLKYRAEAAKEKIIPLLEEEKRKTADLTQEKRLMEELKRKCNEMKVEIGEIAKVKDRLEKESKDFKKIIETHGRMFSDYRAMLEIRANFLDMLENVRKYWKKLFDLIEDSIKDYTPEEKDTEKRELRVSLKNMRQSIRERDEAIRRLRAEVENAGKSIEILKKEKEEFESRVKSLKKVKTERENEIEVFENQVSNLKSKLEKRISEISQLLSVKKELTSKLGDSVRIAEGLEVKKNKLEEELEMLRGELEDRGNRIKDLEGVKTELENEGKEHIERIKILEAENSSLKDKVRVFKDSIIEEDKKRKELESKLKKLEEEIEIKDRDMAIAEKDIDELKLKTKKLTDENRKLNGRISAFEERSASREKELLSLMEGLNIKEVEFRDIRQEIKDLENEKNKSLKEAEKKIKKLEAEIKKLKTSKKKEKKKKTRKKESSKEEARVGEKLKNLRDRRIE